The sequence AATTAAAATCTCAGTCAACATAGATTATGAGGATCAAAATTGAATTAAAAATAAAACGCCTAAACTCTCCCGAAAAACTAACAATGCGAAATTGACTTAGAAATTCTGATTTAAGTATTTCTTAGAAGATCAGCACTCTTTAAACTCAAACTCACAGCTCTCAGAGGCTTTAGGAAGACTTTGAAATTCTGACTTGAGTACTTTTTTATTTATCAGATCATCACTTCTTAGATATAATCTAATTGTTCTCAAATCTTTTGCATTCTTCGAGATTAGTTTCACCCATCTCATCTCCCTCTCATTCCCACTAAAACGCACATAGGTAACTGATTGTAGATGTTGAAACATGCATCCCGCAGTCAACATATGACTAGCCCAGCTGTGTTCGTTTTCTTCATTCTCGTCAATGCAGCTCTGAGATGggattagaaaataaaaaataaaaaaacatcaaACGGAGTAGATTTCCAAATAGCATAAATGTTTGAAAATTAGAAGTTTCGAGCACTTGCCTCTTCAAATACGAGCCACCTCAAATATGTGCTAGCTCTCTTTATGTTTTCATGTATTGTATTGCAGTGGGAAACTTGAAAACTGATTTATTTGTTGTTAATGCCTTGTGATGAATAGATTTTAGATTTCTTCGTAAACATACTACCTGTGTTTCATGATGTGGACGAGTTGATCCTGAAAGAAGGAAAAAACACCACTGATAAAGAACAGTACCTCCAGGGTTTCAGCATATGTTTCCAGATATAACTTCCTTAAATATGCAGCAAAACCTATCTGTTGCTTCCTCAGTACATTGCCATATTCACAAAGGTGTACTTTTGCAGATTCTAGTGTTTGGAAGCTGGAAAGAACATATTCCCTTGCCACACTACCACAATAGGTAAGTGACACTAGATTTGGTACATGAATTTCGAGAGCACAGTTTTGTAAACCCTCTTCCGCCCATGTCAAGTTACAAATTTCCAAAAGTTTCAGTGTAGGAGTTGAGATACAAAAATCACTCACACCAAACCAAGTGCAGTCTTCCAAAATCAAATCTTCAAGGACATGGCAATTAGAAAAGTGTTGCTCTTTCCAGCAATCATTATCAGTAAATTGGATTCCAATGAGTTTAAGGCTCTTgagttttggaaaaataaaagttCCAGGAAGACGGGTACCATTGTTTGCAATTAGCTCCAACTTATTCAATGATTCACATCTGAAAAGAGATAAGGGAATATAGAATGGCTTGTCTTGATCTAACCAGAGTTCGAGCTCTTGTATATTACGCCTTGTTAAATTCTCGATCCATAAATGAAACCGAGATGCACTCATAAGTTCATTCGTCGTGAGATGGCACTTCTGAATATTTGACTCATCATGAAGAACTAATGTTCTATCCACAAATTCCATGAACTTATTAGTTTCAGACAGTGAAGGCGGATTGGGAAGAAAGTATGGAAAAACAAGGGTGGGGATAGAGGTCCATATGTACTTCCATCTTTTTGATAGTATACAAGTACGAGCAACAAGTTTGATATCAAGGAAAGAGAGGATATGATTTATAAGTGAGTCAGGTAATTTGCTAATCCTATCATATGCCTTGCCAATGTTATTGTTCAAATCCATGCTTTATAAAGTCTGTGCGCCTTACAAAGAAGGTAGCTAGCATCAAGCACAAATTACATAAAACTAAAAGAAGATGAAATAAAAGTGAATTAGAAGATTAGCTGAAGctggaacaaaaagaaaaaaattagccGATATCActcttaattaattaattaatcaccAATTCCAATAGTTAAAGAAACCCTTGAGATAAAAACCCAAATTCCAGTTTTCAGCATTAATTTGTAACCTAGCTAGGGTTTTAGAATGGAAGCCCACGTAATTTGTCAAAAATAAGTCAATAGTTGACTGTCAAGAATTGGTCCAACTACCGTCTCCAAATTTTCGAAGAACTGGGTACACATTTTACAATTCTCCTTCGCAGTGTATACGTATCACGAATGAAGTCATGGAGTGCCATATATGAAATTATATAGATATCAATTGGAAAAAATCAATAAAGTACAAGATGGAACAAACATAGAAATTGAAACGCAAAAATATAGAATTTGGCACCAGACAAACGTCAAACCGCAGCAACAATTGGAGTGCCGTTGCATTACATGTTTTGGCCCGGTTTACATTAACCGGAACAGTCATGTCCTTAGTTGTTGTGACTCCACTTTTGGTGTTGTTCAGTCCTGTTTTAATTAGTCCCAGCTGAGATAGTTTTATTCCTAACCACAGCTGGGTTGTTATTCTCAGGTGGAGTGGGTGTGGCTGCATTATGTGCATTGACATGGATCTACAACTGTGTCTCAGGTAAACATCCAGAGGGTTCAGACAAAGATGAACGAAAGAGGTTGGCTAATAAGACTAGAGATGTTAAGGATAGAGCTAAGGATTATGGTCATTATGTCGGGCCGTTCCTAAATGTTTTTTTGCCCcgaagctaaaaaaaaaaaaaatttacatagTTGTGCTTGCAATTTGTATACAGATAATAGCTACTGAATCAGGTGCAATAACTATGAGAAAAAATGGAAATGACAGTCAAAATATTAAATCAATCCTAATCATGGTGCAGACCCTAATTAAAACCACCCAAATTAACTAACCGCAAAATTCAATCACAATTataccaaaatccccaaatttcaaaaCCCTGAATTCTAATCTTTCAAAGGTTTAACAATttcaaactaaaaataaaaataccggAATCACCTAAATAGTTGTTGAACTAATCATGCCAACATAACTTAAATATAAACGCTAACTAAATAGTTGTTTTAGAAATCATGTTATTGAGATCATATGATTCTCAATCAATGATTTAAGACTCATAAAATGCAAGAGGACAGGGATTCACCTTTCTCCTTTCCTTTTACGCTCCAAAAGAAAAGGCAAAAGGGAAAAAGAGTTGTCTGTGAAAAACTCGAAAAGATTTGAAGAGTTACACGAATACTCATCATtaagtccatatttttattaacaTCTGCCCCAAATATTTATGCAGTTTCTTAAAAAAGTCCCTAAGGATACTTACATTTTTAAGCTACCCCTAATGCCAAACAAGGCTTTTTCTGCCCATGGGCCTTGCTGCCCCAAAGTGGGACTTTCCCTGAATACCCTATGGGGCCGGCCctgtatgtccagaacaaggctCATGAGGTTGCTCAAGCTACTTCTTAAACTTCATGAACCACATCGTATGGCTTGAGCTTGATCATCAGTTGGTCAGGTTGGTGTGCAGGTGGTGGTGTTGCAGGTGGACTAGTTTTAGCCCCTCTTAAGTTTCCTTCTGAAACTTTTAGAGTTTTCGTTATCTTTGATTTATGAATTAGCTACTAGGTTTAGGTTTAGGATGGTGTAATAATTttattgtttgtgtttattttaggttttgtcaTTTGGGGAGAAATGCGATGTTTTATGACCTTTCTGCTTTGGCAAGTGGAAGTTAAGAAATGTAgcatcttttatttgtttttataacATGAAATGGGTTTACATAATTTGTTTTACAACATACCTCAATGGGCCTTCACCTCCGACCCTGTAAGAACCGAATTAAATTTTCACCCTACAAAGAGAAACATGGGGCAATGAACTTCAATGAACTAAACAAATGAGTTTTTTACTCTAAATTCATTGTTATAGTTCAGTATATTACAATGAAACTGCTACGGGAAATCCATTGACAATGAGGTACCAAGAAACCTATGAAGAGAGTCAACAGACTAATAATCTAAGACACTTCAGAGAAGCCTAAGCCCAATGTTGTGTGATGTGCAGAGAAAATTGATAGCAGAACAAAACAATCGTAAATTACAGACAAAATGAAGTGTTCTTTGAAATTGAAACATGAGTTATCTGATTGAAAGTTATGATTTTTGTTTCCTCACAAGTAAATATGGTGGAAGAAAAGATGGAACAATGCATGCAACCCCTAAACAAATTACCACCAGCACTCCAACCCAGATAGCTTTGTGTGGGATCCCAAGTAAGAGCTCGTCACAAACTACATAAAAAACAGCAATAATAAATCACAAGAATTCAGATATTATAAACAGGCAAATGACTGTTCAAAACTACTTGAACCGAATGCGGGAAACAAGATATGAGATCAAGATGTATGCTTCCTTGAGATGCTAAACACGTGTGCTAATAGATTCAGGGGATCTCAATCCTTACAGGTCGGATCAAATTTACTCTACATATGCATCAGATTGTCTGTCTTCATGTTTTGTAAATTGTGAAATAATTTATGGTCCTCAACATTGACATAAAAGACGAGTTGAAATAAGTAGCGCTGAAATAAATTGTGAAACAGTTTATGTTTCAAACTCAAAAATGACTCATGATTAACAAAACTACATATGAGTTCTGACAGTTAAGAAGATCAATTtactgatgtagaaaatatacaCAATTAGAAAGGCAAAAACGAAAAGGGTTCTGCTTAGATGACCCCCAAATAAGGTCCATACCTAAGGGTCTGTCTCAGATCTTTTCAGTTTAATATGCAGAATTTTgaaacacaggcaccagaagggCAAATAAAACTGAGGACATTTTATAATAGATGATTGAAATAACTGATGGGCAAATGTTTGCATTTGTGCAGTTGAATTGGTTATTGACTTATTGTAGTGTACTATGGATATaatagagaataaactagaaaaACTAATGGTACCTATATTAAATAAGACGAGTTCCCTCTCCTTTACGCCGGGAATGGCAACAACTCCAGCAGGCTCCACAGATACAAGAACATATTTCTGACTTTGATCAAAACTCTGCATAAATTATACTTCAGAAACTGCACTTGAAATCATGCTTTCTCAACTGTTAATGGATTTTTATCGAACCTGGTGGTTAGGAATGTCGTTACTATCAGCCTCAAAAATCAGTTTCTCTGTGTTGAGTAACCTTCTGTTCCAGTTGTGCCCAATATCTGATTTGTCCCTTATCAGTTGAATGGAAAAGCTAGCGGGAATCTGTTGTTATTCAATAGCCCCAGTTAATTTCAATAAACAAACTCCAATTGTAAAATAATCAAAAGAAAGAGTATACATACAGAAGCTGGATATGATATCTTCACTTCATACCAAGTAGATGATTTGAGTCCATTTAATCGGTACAGGCGAGAACCCATTTGCAAAGGTAAGGTTTCACGCAGTAACTCTTCCCCAACATTCAGAACTTTGCTATCTGCCCTGCAAGTTATCACTCAAATGTAAGTACCTCTGTGCCAAACAACACACATATGCGATGAATCTATCCATCTAGGATAGAAAACCATATGATATACTTCAGAGATTTGGAAGTGCATGTGCGTTCAAAGTCTGTAAATTTGCTATTTCATCTTTTACTGTAACTCGGGACGTAACCATAACTCCAAAAGAAATTTGGTGTAGTTGATCTTGTTCTTTTTCCGAACTTAAGTTTGGGACACCAAAAGTGATATAATCAAGGAATTACGAAGGATATGAAATTTTTCACCAAGTAATAAATCCTATAGATGTGCGTTCTAATCTTCAAAAGTTGCACTTTTCCTCCATTATTGTCTCAAATCTAGATTCCAGAACATCTTGCTTGACTTCTATATAATCAGAACAAAGCCTACAAAGTGCATTGAATCCCAACAAAAGTACAAACACTCACATCTTTTCTTGGTCAAGAGATACAGCACCAATGACAAAACCACAAACATATAGCAGTATCACATTATAAACCGACAATCGACCCATCCCAGTAATACGTTTAAGCATACTTCCAGCTTCCCCAGCTAGGTCTATCTacagaaaagaaaacagaacaATTTTAGACAATTATATTCATAAAACTCACTATTGAAAAATTGAGACAACCAAAATCATAATCTCATTGCAAAAACTGTGGGTTCTGGAGTTTCGATTCTAACTTAGTATTCGTCCACTAGTTACATTTTGGAGTGTCCACATTTCCAAACTATCAATTAATCAATTTATACTCCTCTTTAACTAAACATTTTGATTTGAAAATCTTTAATCAAATCGATTTTTCCTTGAAGCTTTTTAACAAACATAACTTGAGCAATGCCTAACCCCCAACCTTGCTACTCAATCCCTAACCCCTACCAATGCACATCAACTTCAGAATCTGCCTATACATTATTATTCAACTAGTAAACAGAAATTACCAAAGTTTAAAAGATCTAAGTTAAATTCTCTAGTTCCAGTGAATCTTTAGGAGTATATCTGTATCTACATTTCATTTATTTCCCAACTATCATACTAGAATCAATTAAAACTCCATTTTCCAACAATTTCTTGTCAGATTTTTTACATCAACCATAGCAATCAAACTTCCAAAATGTGAACCATCACCAGTTAGATCAAAAACGACAATAAAAAATTTGAGTTTGAAACAAACTAACCTTAAATAGACAATGGTAATTGATTCAAGAAGTCCTCTTTCTTCAAAAACTTAGCTCTTTAAATCAAACCCATGTCTTAAATTCCTGTTTTCAAGTGATTGTAGACTGAAATGAACACAATTTGTGGTGGGGGTGAAAAAGGTGAGATTTTTAAGTGGGTTTTGTAATGGGAGAATGAAAGAGTGGGTTTTTATAGTATAAGTTTCATTGTTAGTCCCACTTCGTTGAGAAAAATGAAGTTACGAGGATATATAATAGAAGTGAGAAGGTTGGGCACGACCTTACTTGGACAGGATCTGTTCTATAGGTTCGTACCTGTGTCCTTGAGTTCTAAGGAGACAGGAACCGAAGTCTGGTCTTCAGACTGCTGTGGTGGTCGTGCAGTTCCCTAGATAATGAATATCCATGGAAGCTAACAGTTTCTAATCAATCGATAGCAATGACAAGCTTCAGGGGAAAATTAGCCTTAATGTTTTGATGCATCGGAAAGCCTCTGGATCTAACAGACGCAGCCGAAGAAAAAACTGTATCGGGTACTGCCAACAAATTTAGGCCAAGAAAAAGCAGTTTCAGTAGTACAGGTAAATATGATGATGGTTATTCATATTCAACCAACAAATAAACCAAATACAAACACTGTCTGCTCGTTAATTATGCTGCACTTTTCATTAGTATATTGCTAATGAATCCTAAAGCGGCACACATTTTACATTGTACTGCAAATTTGTTCCACCACTAAGAAAATATGCAGTTCGCAAGCATACATGAGGGCACCACTTTTTTCCTCCAATTAATGACTTAAATCTAAGCTCTAAACGTTGATTCTATATGTACAGATCAAGACTTAGTATGTGCACAGAAtcttaaaagaacaaaaaaaaaaacacaccaaCACTTACATTTTTTCTTAGTCAGGAGAGGACAGATGACGACAGAACCACAAACGTGTAGCAGCAGAATCACATTATAACTCAATGTTCACAAGCGAAAAATCACAGTATGAAATCTATGTTGGGAATTTTTGATCAATTTAGCTAATCTGATAGAAATCGATCATTCGTAGAGCAAGACTTGGGAACTCAAAAGGGGGAAACTTTGTTTTTTCTGTAAACCGCTTAATTCCATATAATTTGGTTTCTAACTACATTTTGATTTGAAATCTTTCCCCAAGATCGATTTCTTTGAGgatttttgacaaacaaaactAGTGCAAAGTATCAAAGTAACAGCAGAGATTTAAAACCCTGATGCCCACAATCAATCTATTAAAATCCCTAACCCAAGAAATGACAATCCCTAAAACAAAGAGAAACACACTTAAGATGATATTAATTACCTGAAGAGTACCAAAACGTAAACTACCAACAATTGTTATTGACCAAAAACCAGCTTATATAAGATTTTGAGTTTGAAACAAACTAACCTTAAATCCAAACTAGTAATAGATTCAAAAAGTCCACTTTCTTCAAGTATGTCCACAATCTTAGCTCTTTAAATCAAACCCATGTCTTAAATTTTCGTTTCAAGTGATGGTAGACTGAAATGAATGTACATCAGGTGGTGAGGGtgaaaaaagatgaaaaagagTGAAATGAATATATATATCTAGTGGTAAAGGTTTAAAAGGTGAGATTTTTCAGTGGGTTTTCGGAGAACGGAGAACCAGAGTGTTGAGATTAGTTCCACGTTAAATGAGAACGGTTTATGATTTTGAACGACTTTTTGGGCATCACTTCTTTTTATGGACCATGATTTATTAAAGCTATCTGCCCTACATTTATAAGGGTAtcctaaagtgtggaaatgactaacttaTCCTTGACTAAGGTAAAtcaataacaaaacaaaatcaaagccaTGACTATTACCTAGATGAATTGATGAGTTATAAAAAGAaattctcatcttcttctctttttccctCTTTCAACCGTTACTCGTTGTCGCCAAATTCCTGAGTTTACACAAACGCATTACtttaatttgtttttgattataaaaTTTGAGAAGTAATCATCGAAATAAGGTGAAGATTGAAGATACAAAGAGTATTTTGGTTAGGAGACATTTTAGAAAACCCTAGGTTTGCTAACCGAACTTTTGGTGAAGAAAAAGATTGTTTCCAACCGTTCTCTCGCAAACTTTTCTTCATAACGAAAACTTTCTATGTAAGGCCAAATGTTGAGTTTGGTTGAGTCGCAATTTGTTTCCTAGACAAACTCGTCTGTATATACGTAAATGCTGGGTTCGGTTAAGTTGATATTTTGTTTACTAAACCGAACAAAAAGTTCGGCTAGCTACTTAGGCAACTTTACGAACACATCGAACTTAACAAATATTTTTTAGAGTTCGGCATAGAAAAGGTAGTCGAACATAATACTCGGGTGGCGAAAATTCCATTAAAACTAAGTTCGGTTACCTGTGTTAACTGATAAGTTCGGCTACCTGATATTGTAGTCGAACTTTTTCGACCTAgccgaaatcaatttgtaaatttttttaattttaagaaatgttttggccaattcaagcatcATTAACTAAATTTTAAGTATATCTGAGTATTCAAAACATCATCCTATGGTTGTggcttggaaaaaaaaaatctaaatttttCTCTAGAACATCTTCCTATTATTATTATTCTCTCtcaataatttttcttttaaacaaaaatcaacttattaatttaatctcagtAATCATTAATTAGCTTAACTTAGCCATATCACGATCATTATACTAACTTAGCTGAGTGAGTTCAGTATATTACTATGTTTGTGTACCTCAACTATCTGAATGagtacattatattttgtttctacgtagtttttctttttattcaaCACTTAATTGATCATATTAACAACTATCTCATAATTTCaaccataaaaaaaaactatccAGTAATTTCCTATTACATAGGGATATCATTGTCTATTCTAAATATAAAAAACTAGATAAATCGTATAatgtaagtttctttatctttaaacactttttctttatgagaggttaagattttttttcttttccaattgTAATACAATATTAACTGATTATCGTTATTAAATTTAGTATATTATGTTCTATTTAATTAGTTAATAATACATGCTCCAAAGATACTAATGTCcctactttttcttttcttattagtATCCCGAAGATACCACTGATTTCAACAAGGTTTATGGAGCAAATTACTTGGAAGGAGAACAGTTTGGGAGTTTCCTATATAGATCTCAACCACATCATGATTATAGATTTATCCCCCGGAAGTTGAACACTGACTGTATTTTGAACTTGACTACCTCTATATATTTGTTCAGCAAATTATATATAATGAATATATCATACAAGAGTTAACAGAAGATATATCTAACGAGTGGTAATAAGAATAAATAAGATATCGAACTGTATTGGGATTGATTTTtagaaatataaaaaaatataaaagataTTTATGGATATAAGTTGTGACGACAACATGATaagagattcctgaaaatgggataTATTATCGTATATTAAATGAGTGAAATGTGTTTCACTACACGAAACTTATATTTTTTTATACGTAACAGAGAATATTACTATAACAAAAAAATGTTATTTATCCGTAGAGGATATATTTTCGGAAATATAAGATGGTGGCTATTGATTTGAAATGTTGAATGATACGAACACCACAAATCGAAATATAAATGATTGTTAACAATCATTTATATAGCTCAACGTGTTATAATCTTATCACGAACTCCACAAACCAATCTGCTAATCTTGTGAAGAATAATAATAGAATTCT comes from Papaver somniferum cultivar HN1 chromosome 7, ASM357369v1, whole genome shotgun sequence and encodes:
- the LOC113294166 gene encoding F-box/LRR-repeat protein At4g14103-like, whose product is MDLNNNIGKAYDRISKLPDSLINHILSFLDIKLVARTCILSKRWKYIWTSIPTLVFPYFLPNPPSLSETNKFMEFVDRTLVLHDESNIQKCHLTTNELMSASRFHLWIENLTRRNIQELELWLDQDKPFYIPLSLFRCESLNKLELIANNGTRLPGTFIFPKLKSLKLIGIQFTDNDCWKEQHFSNCHVLEDLILEDCTWFGVSDFCISTPTLKLLEICNLTWAEEGLQNCALEIHVPNLVSLTYCGSVAREYVLSSFQTLESAKVHLCEYGNVLRKQQIGFAAYLRKLYLETYAETLESCIDENEENEHSWASHMLTAGCMFQHLQSVTYVRFSGNEREMRWVKLISKNAKDLRTIRLYLRSDDLINKKVLKSEFQSLPKASESCEFEFKEC
- the LOC113295876 gene encoding uncharacterized protein LOC113295876 isoform X2 translates to MLKRITGMGRLSVYNVILLYVCGFVIGAVSLDQEKMADSKVLNVGEELLRETLPLQMGSRLYRLNGLKSSTWYEVKISYPASIPASFSIQLIRDKSDIGHNWNRRLLNTEKLIFEADSNDIPNHQKYVLVSVEPAGVVAIPGVKERELVLFNIVCDELLLGIPHKAIWVGVLVVICLGVACIVPSFLPPYLLVRKQKS
- the LOC113295876 gene encoding uncharacterized protein LOC113295876 isoform X1 produces the protein MLKRITGMGRLSVYNVILLYVCGFVIGAVSLDQEKMADSKVLNVGEELLRETLPLQMGSRLYRLNGLKSSTWYEVKISYPASIPASFSIQLIRDKSDIGHNWNRRLLNTEKLIFEADSNDIPNHQSFDQSQKYVLVSVEPAGVVAIPGVKERELVLFNIVCDELLLGIPHKAIWVGVLVVICLGVACIVPSFLPPYLLVRKQKS
- the LOC113295876 gene encoding uncharacterized protein LOC113295876 isoform X3; the encoded protein is MFVVLSLVLYLLTKKRYSKVLNVGEELLRETLPLQMGSRLYRLNGLKSSTWYEVKISYPASIPASFSIQLIRDKSDIGHNWNRRLLNTEKLIFEADSNDIPNHQSFDQSQKYVLVSVEPAGVVAIPGVKERELVLFNIVCDELLLGIPHKAIWVGVLVVICLGVACIVPSFLPPYLLVRKQKS